Part of the Cyanobacteria bacterium QS_8_64_29 genome is shown below.
GCTTCCCTAGCCCCTAAGCCCTGCTTTGCTGCCCACCGCGATTGAGGTTGCCAACTATGACGCTAACGGTCCGCGTAATCGCGCCCGATAGCACGGTCTGGGACGACTCGGCCGAAGAGGTCGTCCTGCCCAGCACCACCGGCCAGCTCGGCATTCTGGGCAGCCACGCCCCGCTGCTGAGCGCCCTCGATATCGGCGTCATGCGGCTGCGGCCGGATCGAGATTGGTACGTGATCGCGCTGGAGGGGGGCTTTGTCGAGGTGGAAAACGACGAAGTCACCGTGCTGGTCAACAACGCCGAGCGCGGCGAAGCCATCGATGCAGACGCCG
Proteins encoded:
- a CDS encoding F0F1 ATP synthase subunit epsilon — its product is MTLTVRVIAPDSTVWDDSAEEVVLPSTTGQLGILGSHAPLLSALDIGVMRLRPDRDWYVIALEGGFVEVENDEVTVLVNNAERGEAIDADAARNALQQAQAQLEQLQGSDDRQAQIQANQVCKRARARLQAATGQVE